The Myxococcales bacterium genomic sequence GCTCGGGAGTGGTTCCTGAACGTCCGGATCGCCGTCCAGCTCGCGGCGCGCCGCAAGCAGGATCAATTGCGTTTCGACCTGCAGGAGCGCGTGGCGCCCGTTTGGTTTCGGGCGCCCCGACCCACGAACGCCACGTTGATCAAGCCGGCGGTTTCGGCTGCCGTCGAGTGGCTGATGCGCCATTATCAGCTTCACGCTCGAACGATTTCCCGAGAGACGGAACGACTTCTCCAACGAGCGAGCCAAGACCCTCATCACGAACCCACCGTGGTTCCCGTGTCTCTTCGGTCATCCCGCGGCAAGGTGGATCCAACCTTCGTCATTAGGGATGGACGCATCGAGGCCATCGATCCGAACGTTTTCGCCGACAAACCTTCGGAGATGCTGAGGGCGTTCTCCATCGCGAACGAGCTCGGCCTCGAAGTGGGGTTGCGCACGGCCGACATCATCTCTGAGGCCTGCGCCGAAAAGCCCCTCGCGCTGCAGGCCGACCCAAGCTCCGGCCCCTTGTTCCTCGACGTCCTCACGGACACCCGCGACAAGAAGAACCCCTCGCGCCTCGAGCAAATGCAGGACCTGGGATTGCTGACCGCGCTCATGCCCGAATGGGCCCCCGTGACGGGCAGGGTCCAGCACGACACTTACCACGTCTACACGGTTGACCGTCACTCCTTGTATGCCGTGGCCCTGCTCAAGACCCTCGCGCGCCAGGAACTCGTTGATGATTACCCGCGCCCCACGCAAGAGATGTCGCTCATCGAGCGGAACGTGCCCCTGTATGTGGCCACCTTGCTGCACGACATTGCGAAACCGCTGGGAAACAACCATAGCCTGAGGGGCGTGCCGATCGCGTCCGCCATCGCGCGCCGCTTCGGACTCAGCGACGATGACGTGGCGCTGGTCGAGCTGTTGGTGCGCGAACACCTGACCCTTGGTCACGTCTCGCAGCGGCGCGACCTGGCCGATCCGGCCACGATCGAGCGTACGGCTGAGCTGGCCGGTGACGAAGAAACCCTACGTCAGCTCTACCTGCTCACCTTCGTCGACCTTTATTGTGTGGGGCCCGGGAACCTGACCAGCTGGAAAGACGAGCTTTTGAGAGAGCTTTTCCAGCGTTCGTTCGCATACATGCGGCACGGCTCGGGGGTGTGGACGGAACAGACGCGGGAGCGCGTGCGAGAGCGCATGGCAAAGGCGGCAGCGAAGCTGTCGGAGTTCATGCCCGAGCCAGAGATTGCGGTACTGTTCGCGGGGCTGCCCGAGCGCTACTTCATTGAAAACTCCGTCCTGCGCATCGCTTCGCACATGCAGCTCATGCGAGGCCGTCAGGGTGCGTGCGCCGTGGACTTCGTCCACCATCCTCGGCGCCAGTACTCCGAGATGGTGCTCACCGCCGACGACGTTCCCGGTTTGCTGGCCACGGTCACGGGTGTGCTGTTCGCGAACCGGATAGACATTTTGGACGCGGCCATCTACAGCAGAGAGCCCGTGCGCCCCAACGAGAGAGCGGAGGCCCTCGACATCTTCCGCATCAGGCGTGCTTTTCACGGTGCAGTCACGGACGAAGTGCGGCTCAGCTCGATAAGGCGCGATCTGATGGCCACGCTCGAGGGCCGGCGCAGCGTCAAGGACCTGGTGTCCTCGCGGCCGGCCACCGCATCCATCCTCGAGGGTCCGCGCCCCAAAGTGCCGCCCACCGAGGTCAAGGTTCATAACGACATCACCCCGAACCTCACGGTCATCGATGTGTTCACCGAGGACCGCCCGGGCGTCCTCTATATGATCGCCGACGTGCTCTACACCAAGAAGCTGGACATCCAGCGCTCGAAGGTGGGCGTCGAGGCCGATCGTGTCGCCGACATCTTCTACGTGCGCGACAGCGTCACGCGAGGTCAGCTCTTGGATCCCGAGCGCATCGCGGATCTCGTCGACGCGCTTCGGACGGCGCTGCGTCGCTGAGGCGAGCTCCCGAAGTGGAGGCGATCCAGGCTATGCTGGGGCCCATGAGAGTCGTGGCGTTCGTCTTGGCGTTGGCCGCATCCGGTGCGGCGACGGCCGGAAATCCCGTCGCGGTGGGAAAGCTCGAGGAAGGGCGTAGGCACTTTCGTGCGGGCGACAAAGCCGCGGCCTTGAAGGCCTTCGACGAAGCGGCGCGCCTCGCGCCGGACGATGCCCAAGTGCACTATTTTCGGGGGGTGGCCCTGGAGGGACAGGGCCAGCCGGCCGAGGCCATTTTGGCCTATCGCAAGGCTGTGGCCTTGGATCCGAAGTTCCCCGAGGCGCAGAACAACTTGGGCGGGCTGTTCCTGCAGGCGGGCCAGCTCGAGACGGCGCGTGCCGCGTTCCAGGCCGCCTTGGCGGCGCGGCCCGCGTACCCGCAGGCGGCCTTCAACCTCGGCGTGGCCCTCGAGCGGCAGGGCCAAAATGGTGAGGCGTTGGGCGCCTTCGCAAAGGCCGCGCGGCTCGACCCGAAAGACGGCCAGGCTTGGCTCAACCTCGGGGTCGTGGCGAAGCGTCAGGGCGATGCCAAGACCGCCCGCGCAGCGTTCGAGAAGGCTACGGCCCTGTTGCCCCGAGAGCCCCAGGCGTTCACGAATTTGGGCTTGCTCGTCGCCGAGGCTGGGCAGCTCGATGAAGCCGCGCGCCTCCTCGCGCGGGCGACGGAGATGGGGCCGGATGCGGTACACGCGTGGCACGCCGCGGGGCGGGTTGCCCTCAAGCGCAAGCGCGCGGGCGAGGCGGTTGAAGCCCTGGGGCGCGCGGCCCGCCTCGATCCGAAGTCGGCCGCCGTGGCCGCGGATCTTTGCCAAGCGCGCGCCGCGAAGGCTCCCGACCCGAGCGCCCTCAAGGCCTGCGATCGGGCCCGGCAGCTGGATCCCCAAGCCGCGTTGCCGGTGTACGTCGCGCTCAAGCTGCGGGCAGCCCAGGGCGATTGCGCTACGGCGAAAAAGACTCTTGCGGCGTTCCTCGCGCTTGCTGCCCCCTCCGACCGGGCGCGACAGGGGGCCAAGGACCTGGTGGCCGCGTGCCGGCCCGTGGCCGCGCGGAAGCCCTGATGCGCGCACGGGACGCTTGCAGGTGAATTTTCACCTGTATAGAGTCCGCAGATGCTGCCCGAAGGTTCCCTCCCCGTTGCGCTGACGTTCGACGACGTCCTGCTGGTTCCGGCTGAAAGCAACGTCTTGCCCAAGGACGTCGAGGTTCGCTCCCACCTGACGAGCGCGATTGCGCTGTCCTGTCCCATCATCTCGTCGGCGATGGACACGGTCACCGAATCAGCCACGGCCATCTGTATGGCCCGGGAAGGGGGCCTTG encodes the following:
- the glnD gene encoding [protein-PII] uridylyltransferase, whose protein sequence is MPLLPTAEWIAERVNEARVAADESQRAGLHGFDLSKQLTAALDAVVVTVVDAHLAKAGLSEGVAVMATGGYGREEWAPYSDLDLVFLCAESPDAHVGAFASGVLHDLWDARLDAGHATRSVADTHELAESDLTAATAMLDARFLTGDAALARSFAEGYAARAGSFGPGNLVERLRQEQTSRHSKFGDTIYLLEPDLKSGPGGVRDLCIGRWAAKARFGTSDFRELHDLGELTLRQCQSLESAREWFLNVRIAVQLAARRKQDQLRFDLQERVAPVWFRAPRPTNATLIKPAVSAAVEWLMRHYQLHARTISRETERLLQRASQDPHHEPTVVPVSLRSSRGKVDPTFVIRDGRIEAIDPNVFADKPSEMLRAFSIANELGLEVGLRTADIISEACAEKPLALQADPSSGPLFLDVLTDTRDKKNPSRLEQMQDLGLLTALMPEWAPVTGRVQHDTYHVYTVDRHSLYAVALLKTLARQELVDDYPRPTQEMSLIERNVPLYVATLLHDIAKPLGNNHSLRGVPIASAIARRFGLSDDDVALVELLVREHLTLGHVSQRRDLADPATIERTAELAGDEETLRQLYLLTFVDLYCVGPGNLTSWKDELLRELFQRSFAYMRHGSGVWTEQTRERVRERMAKAAAKLSEFMPEPEIAVLFAGLPERYFIENSVLRIASHMQLMRGRQGACAVDFVHHPRRQYSEMVLTADDVPGLLATVTGVLFANRIDILDAAIYSREPVRPNERAEALDIFRIRRAFHGAVTDEVRLSSIRRDLMATLEGRRSVKDLVSSRPATASILEGPRPKVPPTEVKVHNDITPNLTVIDVFTEDRPGVLYMIADVLYTKKLDIQRSKVGVEADRVADIFYVRDSVTRGQLLDPERIADLVDALRTALRR
- a CDS encoding tetratricopeptide repeat protein translates to MRVVAFVLALAASGAATAGNPVAVGKLEEGRRHFRAGDKAAALKAFDEAARLAPDDAQVHYFRGVALEGQGQPAEAILAYRKAVALDPKFPEAQNNLGGLFLQAGQLETARAAFQAALAARPAYPQAAFNLGVALERQGQNGEALGAFAKAARLDPKDGQAWLNLGVVAKRQGDAKTARAAFEKATALLPREPQAFTNLGLLVAEAGQLDEAARLLARATEMGPDAVHAWHAAGRVALKRKRAGEAVEALGRAARLDPKSAAVAADLCQARAAKAPDPSALKACDRARQLDPQAALPVYVALKLRAAQGDCATAKKTLAAFLALAAPSDRARQGAKDLVAACRPVAARKP